The Primulina eburnea isolate SZY01 chromosome 13, ASM2296580v1, whole genome shotgun sequence genome includes a region encoding these proteins:
- the LOC140809080 gene encoding probable 26S proteasome non-ATPase regulatory subunit 3, whose translation MVFATEKTLFQMHMSYSDQRFLALLTNQTTYDSFARTGLRNIRMSYSKISTADVAKKLRLESPNPVAHVESIVSKAIRDGAIDATVDHGNGLMVSKETGDIYSTNEPQIAFNSRIAFCLNMHSEAVRALQFPPNSHKAKESVEKRREGQRNT comes from the exons ATGGTATTTGCAACTGAGAAAACACTTTTCCAAATGCACATGTCTTACTCTGACCAGAGATTTCTTGCACTGTTAACTAATCAGACTACATATGATAGTTTCGCAC GGACTGGTTTACGCAACATTCGTATGTCGTACTCGAAGATCTCAACTGCCGATGTAGCTAAGAAGCTAAGATTGGAGTCTCCaaatcctgttgctcatgtggAAAGCATCGTATCTAAAGCAATTCGAGACGGTGCAATTGATGCTACAGTAGATCATGGAAATGGATTGATGGTATCAAAGGAGACCGGGGATATTTACTCTACAAACGAGCCGCAAATCGCATTTAACTCGAGAATTGCTTTCTGCCTCAATATGCACAGTGAAGCAGTTCGTGCCCTTCAATTTCCACCTAATTCTCACAAGGCAAAGGAAAGCGTGGAGAAGAGGAGAGAGGGGCAAAGAAACACGTAG
- the LOC140810005 gene encoding uncharacterized protein codes for MIVCVAVVGHQNNPLYIQSFTEADDALKLHHIVHCSLDVVDERVNNPKKAAPTLNETFLGLLYPTENYKVYGYLTNTKVKFILVTTDLDVRDADVRNFFRRFHTAYVDAVSNPFHVPGKKITSKIFAERVSAIVKSFGTSAAG; via the exons ATGATTGTCTGCGTCGCCGTCGTCGGCCACCAG AACAATCCGTTGTATATACAGAGTTTTACCGAGGCAGATGATGCGCTCAAGCTTCATCACATTGTTCATTGTTCTCTTGACGTCGTCGATGAAAGAG TGAACAATCCGAAAAAGGCTGCTCCAACACTAAATGAGACATTTCTTGGTTTGCTGTATCCAACCGAAAACTACAAAGT GTACGGCTACCTGACCAATACAAAGGTGAAGTTTATTCTAGTGACAACAGATCTTGATGTACGTGATGCAGATGTGAGAAAT TTTTTCAGGAGGTTCCATACAGCTTATGTTGATGCAGTTTCAAATCCATTTCACGTCCCTGGTAAAAAGATaacttccaaaatatttgcTGAAAGAGTGAGCGCAATTGTCAAATCATTCGGAACAAGTGCTGCTGGTTGA